CCACGACCGGCGCCCGGTCAGCGAGCGCGCGGGCGTACGCAGCCAGGATGACCTTGCAGCCGGCCGTGCCCATCGCGCCGCCTTGGACGGTCGGGTCGGAGCAGAAGGCCACGACCGGCACGCCCTCGACCCGGCCGGTCGCGGCGAGCATCCCGCTGTCGTCCTCCGCGGTGATCGCGGTGTAGGACCCCGGGTCGAAGAACGCGCTCATGCGTACCCGCGGGTGACGCGGGTCGAGCTCGACCTGTGGCTTGGTGTCGACGGTCACGAGTGCCTCCGGCGTTGGTGCGGGGACCGTCACCCGACGGCGGGCGGGGTCAGGAGATCGAGCGGAAGAGCAGGGCGACGTTGTGCCCGCCGAACCCGAAGGAGTTGTTGAGTGCGGCGATGTCGCCGGCGGGGAGGCGGCGGGGCTCCCCGGTCGCGACGTCGAGGCGGACCTCGTCGTCGGGGTCCTCGAGGTTGATCGTGGGCGGCGCCACGTGCTCGTGGAGCGCCTTGACCACGGCGAGGGACTCCACCGCGCCCGCGGCGCCGAGCAGGTGCCCGGTCATCGACTTCGTGGCCGAGACCACCACGTGCTCGGTGGCCGGGCCGAGCGCGGCCCGGATCGCGGCCGCCTCGGCGACGTCGCCCTGGGGGGTCGAGGTCGCGTGGGCGTTGACGTGGACGACGTCGTCGACGCTCGCACCGCCGTCGCGCAACGCGGCCTGCATGGCGCGGGCGGCGCCCGTGCCGACCGGGTCCGGCTGGGCGATGTGGTGTCCGTCCGAGGTCAGCCCGGCACCGGCGACCTCGGCGTAGATGCGGGCGCCCCGCGCGCGGGCGTAGGACTCCCGCTCCAGCACGAGGATCGCCGCGCCCTCACCGAACACGAAGCCGTCGCGGCCCTTGTCGTAGGGCCGCGACGCGCGCTGGGGCTCGTCGTTGCGCTTGGACAGCGCCATCATCGCCGCGAAGGCGGCGAGCGGCAGCGGGTGCAGGCAGGCCTCGGTACCGCCCGCGAGGACGACGTCGGCCCGCCCGGAGCGGATCATCGACAAGCCGTACGCCACGGCCTCGGCACCCGACGCGCAGGCGGAGACCGGCGCATGGACGCCCGCCCGGGCGGAGTACTCGAGCCCCACGTAGGCGGCCGGGCCGTTCGGCATGAGCATGGGGATGGCGTGCGGGGAGACCCGGCGTGGCCCGTTCTCGCGCAGCGCGTCCCATTGCCCCAGGAGGGTCAACGCCCCGCCGATGCCGCTCGCCACGACGGCCCCCAGGCGCAGCGGGTCCACGTCGGGGCGGCCGGCGTCGGCCCAGGCCTCGCGGGCCGCGATGAGGGCGAGCTGCTCGGTACGGTCGAGGCGACGCGCCTCCACCCGGTCCATCACCTCGGAGGGGTCGACGGCCACCCGCGCGGCGATCCGCGCGGGCAGCTCGTCGGCCCACGACTCCTCGATGAGGCTGACGCCGGAACGGCCGGCGAGCAGGCCCTCCCAGGTCGCGCTCGCGTCCCCGCCGACCGGGGTGGTCGCCCCCAGCCCGGTGACGACGACTCGCTCGTCAGTGCTCACTCGATGTCACCCGTCCTGTGATGAAGGCTCGTGGCTGACCGGCGAAGGGTCAGGCGGCCGAGCGCTGGATGTAGGCGACCGCGTCGCCGACCGTCTTGAGGTTCTTGACCTCGTCGTCGGGGATCTTCACGCCGAACTTCTCCTCGGCCGCCACGACGACCTCGACCATCGACAACGAGTCGATGTCCAGGTCGTCGGTGAAGGACTTGTCCAGCTGGACATCGGCGGCGGGCACGCCCGCGACCTCGTTGACGATCTCGGCGAGGCCGGCCAGGACCTCCTGCTCGGTGGCCATGCGTTCTCCTTCTCTGGCTGGAACACCGGCCGGGGCCCCGGCCGGTGAGTCTGGATGCTCCCTCAGGGCAGCACGACCACCTGGGCGGCGTAGGCCAACCCGGCGCCGAACCCGATGAACAGCGCCAGGTCACCGCTCTTCGCCTGTCCGGACTCGAGCAGCCGGCTGACGGCGAGCGGGATCGAGGCAGCGGAGGTGTTGCCGGTGTCGATGATGTCCTTGGCGACCACGACGTCCTCGGGCAGGTCGAGCTGGCGCACCATCGCGTCGATGATGCGCAGGTTGGCCTGGTGCGGGACGAAGACGTCGAGGTCGGATGCCTTCACGCCCGCGGCGTCCAGCGCGCGCTGGGCGACCTTGGGCATGTCGTAGACGGCCCACCGGAAGACCTGCTGCCCCTTCATGGACAGCGCCGGGAACCGGATCTCGGGGTTGTCCCGCAGGGCGTCCCACGACTCGGCCTGCTCGATGGCGTCGGCCTGGGAGCCGTCGCTGCCCCAGGCCACCGGGCCGATCAGGGGGACGTCGCTCGGGCCGATGACGGCGGCGCCGGCGCCGTCGGCGAAGATGAACGCCGACCCTCGGTCATAGGAGTCGGTGAGGTCGCTGAGGCGTTCCACGCCGATGACGAGGGCGTGCTCGGTGCTGCCGCTGGCGACCGCGTCGGCGGCGAGCTCGAGGCCGTAGCAGAACCCTGCGCAGGCGGCCGAGATGTCGAAGGCGGCGCTGCCGTTCGCGCCCAGGCGGTCGGCGATGATCGGAGCCGCGGCCGGCGTCTGGCGCAGGTACGTCACCGTGGCGACGACCACCAGCCCGATGCGGTCCGCGGTCAGGCCGGCGTTGGCCAGGGCCTTCTCGGCGGCCCAGGTCGCCATGTCGAGCACCGTCTCGCCGTCTCCCGCGACGCGTCGCTCGGCGATGCCGGACCGCTCCCGGATCCACTCGTCGCTGGAGTCGATCCGGTCCACGATCTCGGAGTTCGGGACCACCCGGGAGGGTCGGTACGCGCCGAAGCCCAGCAGTCGCGACGCTCGCGACGGGGAGCTCGGGCGCAGGCCCTGCTCGACGCTCACGCGGACACCGCCTGGGGGTGCAGACGAACGATCGGCTGGCCCGGTCCCACCGGGTCGCCGTCCTCGACCAGCCACTCGACGACCGTACCGCCGTGCGGGGCGATCACGGCGGCCTCGTCGCGAAGGCCGACGACCGACCCGACCTGGCTGCCGGGCTCGATGGCGGCACCGGTGTCACCCGCCGAGGCGGCCCGGCGGAACGTGCCCTTGCTCGGCGCCACGAGCAGGCGCCAGGTCGGGGCGTCGGCGACCGGACTCGGCGTCCCGTGCCGCGCCACCAGGTCGACCGCCGCGGGCAGGTCGTCGGGGGTCTTGAGGGCCAGGACCTCGACGCCGGGCAGCGCGCGCTTGGCCAGCCCGGCCAGCGTCCCCGCCGGGGGGATCTCGAGCAGGGCGGTCACCCCGAGGTCGGCCATGGTCTGCATGCACAGGTCCCAGCGCACCGGGTTGGCGACCTGGTTGACGATGCGGGCCAGGACGTCTCGGCCGTGGTGCACGACCGCGCCGTCGGCGTTGGAGATCAGCCGCGTCCGCGGGTCGTGGACCGTGACCGCGCGGGCGTACCCGGCGAGGACCGAGACCGCCGGCGCCATGTGCTCGGTGTGGAAGGCCCCGGCCACCTGCAGCGGACGAAGCCGGGCCCCGGCGGGCGGTTCGGCCGCCAGCGCGTCGAGCTGGTCCAAGGTGCCGGCGGCCACCAGCTGGCCCGCTCCGTTGTCGTTGGCCGCGGTCAGTCCGTGCTTGGAGATCGTGGCGAGCACCTCGTCGCGCTCCCCGCCGAGGACGGCAGTCATGCCGGTGGGAGTCGCCGCGGCGGCCGCGGCCATGGCCCGGCCACGCTCGCGCACGAGGACCATCGCCTGCTCGGCGCTCAGCACCCCGGACGCGGCCGCGGCGGTCAGCTCGCCGACGGAGTGGCCGGCGCCCGCTCCGATCTTGCCGTAGGCGTCGGAGGGGTGAGGGAAGACCGAGAGCAGCGTGACCAGGCCCGCTCCGACGAGGAGGGGCTGGGCGACGGCCGTGTCACGGATCTCCTCGGTGTCGGCCTGCGTCCCGTAGCGGACGAGGTCGAGGCCGGCGCACGCCGAGAGCCAGCGCAGCCGGTCCAGGACGCCGGGGAGCTCAAGCCAGGGGGAGAGGAAGCCGGGGGTCTGGGCGCCCTGCCCGGGCGCGACGACGACGAGCACCATCCAACGGTGCCGGAACCCGGGCGGGTGACCGGATGCCGATGGCCACCAACCTCCCGGAGCCGACTTTGGAGGAATCCTCCAAGGTCGGGTCGGCGGCGAGGTCAGGCCTGCGCGCCGTCCAGACGGCCCAGCGCCAGGGCGAGCCGGGTGACGAATGCGCCGCGCGCGGTGGTGGGGGAGACCCCGGTGAGCTCGCTGACCCGGCGCAGCCGGTACCGCACGGTGTTCGGGTGGACGTAGAGCAACCGGGCGGTGCCCTCCAGGGATCCGGCCTGCTCGAGGTACGCCGACACCGTCTCGGCCAGGTCCCCGCGGGCGGCCACCAGCGTGTCGTGGACCTCGGCGACCAGTCGTCGCCGCGCCTCCTGGTCACCGGCCAAGGCCCGCTCGGCGAGCAGGTCCTCGGCCAGGACCGGGCGGGGCGCGTCCGGCCAGGCCGCCACGGCGCGCGAGCCGGACAGCGCGGCCGAGGCGGAGCGGACCGCGCCGGCCAGGTCGGCCGCGACCGGCCCCACGACGACCGGGCCGGGCCCGAAGTGGGGGAGCAGCGCCCGCGCGCGGGCGAGCGGATCGTCCACCCGGCCGAGCACGACGACCAGCCGCTCGCCCTGCACCCCCACGACGACGTCGACATGGGCGTGGCGGGCGGCGCGGTGCAGGCCGTCCGCGACGTCCTCGGGGCTGGCTTGCGGCGCCTGGCCGACGACGACGCAGATGGCCGACGTCGCGGTCCAGCCCAGGCCTGCGGCCCGGGAGCGAACGCCCTCGTCCACCTCGCCCCGCAGCAGCGCGTCGACCACGAGCGCCTCGATCCGCGCGTCCCAGGCGCCGCGGGCCTCGGCTGCCTGCGCGTAGACGTCGGCGGCGGCGAAGGCCACCTCCCGGCTGTAGCGCAGCACAGCCTCGCGCAGCAGCGGGACCGACTCCGGCTCGGCCAACGCGTCGACCTGCTCCTCGACCACGTCGATGGTGGTCCGCACCAGCTCGACGGTCTGCTGCAGGGTGATCGCCCGCGCGAGCTCGCGCGGGGCCAGCCCGAAGACCTCGGCGGTGACGCCGAAGCCGTCGTCGGGGGAGCGCATCCAGGCCACGAAGGCGGCGATCCCGGCCTGCGCGATGAGCCCGACCCACGAGCGCTGCTCGGCCGTCATCGCGCGATACCACGGCAGCCGCTCCTCCATGCGGGTGATCGCATCGGTGGCCAGCGCCCCGCTGGAGCGCTCGAGGCGGCGCACCGTCTCCGCGGAGACGGCGACGGCGGGGGTGGC
The DNA window shown above is from Actinomycetes bacterium and carries:
- the fabF gene encoding beta-ketoacyl-ACP synthase II; this encodes MSTDERVVVTGLGATTPVGGDASATWEGLLAGRSGVSLIEESWADELPARIAARVAVDPSEVMDRVEARRLDRTEQLALIAAREAWADAGRPDVDPLRLGAVVASGIGGALTLLGQWDALRENGPRRVSPHAIPMLMPNGPAAYVGLEYSARAGVHAPVSACASGAEAVAYGLSMIRSGRADVVLAGGTEACLHPLPLAAFAAMMALSKRNDEPQRASRPYDKGRDGFVFGEGAAILVLERESYARARGARIYAEVAGAGLTSDGHHIAQPDPVGTGAARAMQAALRDGGASVDDVVHVNAHATSTPQGDVAEAAAIRAALGPATEHVVVSATKSMTGHLLGAAGAVESLAVVKALHEHVAPPTINLEDPDDEVRLDVATGEPRRLPAGDIAALNNSFGFGGHNVALLFRSIS
- a CDS encoding acyl carrier protein, coding for MATEQEVLAGLAEIVNEVAGVPAADVQLDKSFTDDLDIDSLSMVEVVVAAEEKFGVKIPDDEVKNLKTVGDAVAYIQRSAA
- a CDS encoding beta-ketoacyl-ACP synthase III, which codes for MSVEQGLRPSSPSRASRLLGFGAYRPSRVVPNSEIVDRIDSSDEWIRERSGIAERRVAGDGETVLDMATWAAEKALANAGLTADRIGLVVVATVTYLRQTPAAAPIIADRLGANGSAAFDISAACAGFCYGLELAADAVASGSTEHALVIGVERLSDLTDSYDRGSAFIFADGAGAAVIGPSDVPLIGPVAWGSDGSQADAIEQAESWDALRDNPEIRFPALSMKGQQVFRWAVYDMPKVAQRALDAAGVKASDLDVFVPHQANLRIIDAMVRQLDLPEDVVVAKDIIDTGNTSAASIPLAVSRLLESGQAKSGDLALFIGFGAGLAYAAQVVVLP
- a CDS encoding acyltransferase domain-containing protein, whose amino-acid sequence is MLVVVAPGQGAQTPGFLSPWLELPGVLDRLRWLSACAGLDLVRYGTQADTEEIRDTAVAQPLLVGAGLVTLLSVFPHPSDAYGKIGAGAGHSVGELTAAAASGVLSAEQAMVLVRERGRAMAAAAAATPTGMTAVLGGERDEVLATISKHGLTAANDNGAGQLVAAGTLDQLDALAAEPPAGARLRPLQVAGAFHTEHMAPAVSVLAGYARAVTVHDPRTRLISNADGAVVHHGRDVLARIVNQVANPVRWDLCMQTMADLGVTALLEIPPAGTLAGLAKRALPGVEVLALKTPDDLPAAVDLVARHGTPSPVADAPTWRLLVAPSKGTFRRAASAGDTGAAIEPGSQVGSVVGLRDEAAVIAPHGGTVVEWLVEDGDPVGPGQPIVRLHPQAVSA
- a CDS encoding helix-turn-helix domain-containing protein; this translates as MATPAVAVSAETVRRLERSSGALATDAITRMEERLPWYRAMTAEQRSWVGLIAQAGIAAFVAWMRSPDDGFGVTAEVFGLAPRELARAITLQQTVELVRTTIDVVEEQVDALAEPESVPLLREAVLRYSREVAFAAADVYAQAAEARGAWDARIEALVVDALLRGEVDEGVRSRAAGLGWTATSAICVVVGQAPQASPEDVADGLHRAARHAHVDVVVGVQGERLVVVLGRVDDPLARARALLPHFGPGPVVVGPVAADLAGAVRSASAALSGSRAVAAWPDAPRPVLAEDLLAERALAGDQEARRRLVAEVHDTLVAARGDLAETVSAYLEQAGSLEGTARLLYVHPNTVRYRLRRVSELTGVSPTTARGAFVTRLALALGRLDGAQA